One Paroedura picta isolate Pp20150507F chromosome 16, Ppicta_v3.0, whole genome shotgun sequence genomic region harbors:
- the LOC143825005 gene encoding monocarboxylate transporter 13-like isoform X2 has protein sequence MPYQAVVHPEPPDGGWGWMVVLAAFIQSALVFGVIRSFGVFFVEFVEYFDELSRRISWITSIGIAVQQFVSFGWALVFTPSMASMARYFKARRTLATGLALTGVGLSSFAFSPLFQLLVDAYAWRGALMIVAGMSFNLVVCGALIRPLTLKEDLVGPLPGASAETGLKKLSSLFGLHLLSHWPFMRFVLAVTLINTGYFIPYVHLVARARELGFDEYKAAFLMSVAAVADLCGRLFSGWLGNCRAFRLVHILVTWTSLTGVSLVLIPVGRSYPLLVAISLGYGFFSGALTPVVFSIIPEIVGIKNIFSSMGLLQMIESIGGLLGAPLSGFLRDVTGDYVASFLTAGSFILAGSLVLVTLPGFSACTTRPTPQELSAAMETGEHSPLGPAPVHGGAPSPHERSPYEAVSRTEKALPDS, from the exons ATGCCCTACCAGGCCGTGGTCCACCCGGAGCCCCCCGATGGGGGCTGGGGCTGGATGGTGGTGCTGGCAGCCTTCATCCAGTCGGCCCTGGTCTTCGGGGTCATCCGCTCCTTCGGGGTCTTCTTCGTGGAGTTTGTGGAGTACTTTGACGAACTGTCCCGGCGCATCTCCTGGATCACGTCCATAGGAATAGCCGTCCAGCAGTTTGTca GTTTCGGCTGGGCCTTGGTCTTCACCCCCTccatggcctccatggcacggTACTTCAAGGCCCGCCGGACGCTGGCCACAGGCCTGGCCTTAACTGGCGTGGGCCTGTCTTCGTTTGCCTTCTCCCCGCTCTTCCAGCTCCTGGTGGACGCCTATGCCTGGCGGGGGGCCCTGATGATTGTGGCGGGCATGTCCTTCAACCTGGTGGTGTGCGGGGCCCTCATCCGCCCGCTCACCCTGAAGGAGGACCTGGTGGGCCCGCTGCCGGGGGCCTCGGCGGAGACGGGCCTGAAGAAGCTCTCCTCGCTCTTTGGCCTCCACCTCCTGTCCCACTGGCCGTTCATGCGCTTCGTCCTCGCCGTCACCCTGATCAACACCGGCTACTTCATCCCCTACGTCCACCTGGTGGCCCGGGCCAGAGAGCTGGGCTTTGACGAGTACAAGGCGGCTTTCCTGATGTCCGTGGCCGCCGTGGCGGACCTGTGCGGCCGCCTCTTCTCCGGCTGGCTGGGCAACTGCCGGGCTTTCCGGCTGGTCCACATCTTGGTGACCTGGACCTCTCTGACCGGCGTGTCCTTGGTGCTGATCCCGGTCGGCCGCAGCTACCCGCTCCTGGTGGCCATCAGCCTCGGCTACGGCTTCTTCTCCGGGGCTCTCACGCCCGTCGTCTTCTCCATCATCCCTGAGATCGTGGGCATCAAAAACATCTTCAGCTCGATGGGGCTGCTGCAGATGATAGAGAGCATCGGGGGGCTGCTGGGAGCGCCCCTTTCAG gTTTCCTGAGAGACGTCACAGGCGATTACGTTGCCTCATTCCTCACAGCCGGCTCCTTCATCTTGGCGGGAAGCCTTGTTCTCGTCACCTTGCCCGGCTTCTCCGCCTGCACGACTCGGCCTACTCCGCAGGAACTGTCTGCTGCGATGGAGACTGGGGAACACTCCCCCTTAGGGCCGGCTCCTGTCCATGGGGGGGCCCCCTCTCCCCATGAGCGTTCCCCCTACGAGGCGGtgtccaggacagagaaggcgcTCCCCGACAGCTGA
- the LOC143825005 gene encoding monocarboxylate transporter 13-like isoform X1, whose amino-acid sequence MPYQAVVHPEPPDGGWGWMVVLAAFIQSALVFGVIRSFGVFFVEFVEYFDELSRRISWITSIGIAVQQFVSPVSSALSSRYGARPVVMAGGFFSSLGLFLASFATSLAHLYLCIGLLSGFGWALVFTPSMASMARYFKARRTLATGLALTGVGLSSFAFSPLFQLLVDAYAWRGALMIVAGMSFNLVVCGALIRPLTLKEDLVGPLPGASAETGLKKLSSLFGLHLLSHWPFMRFVLAVTLINTGYFIPYVHLVARARELGFDEYKAAFLMSVAAVADLCGRLFSGWLGNCRAFRLVHILVTWTSLTGVSLVLIPVGRSYPLLVAISLGYGFFSGALTPVVFSIIPEIVGIKNIFSSMGLLQMIESIGGLLGAPLSGFLRDVTGDYVASFLTAGSFILAGSLVLVTLPGFSACTTRPTPQELSAAMETGEHSPLGPAPVHGGAPSPHERSPYEAVSRTEKALPDS is encoded by the exons ATGCCCTACCAGGCCGTGGTCCACCCGGAGCCCCCCGATGGGGGCTGGGGCTGGATGGTGGTGCTGGCAGCCTTCATCCAGTCGGCCCTGGTCTTCGGGGTCATCCGCTCCTTCGGGGTCTTCTTCGTGGAGTTTGTGGAGTACTTTGACGAACTGTCCCGGCGCATCTCCTGGATCACGTCCATAGGAATAGCCGTCCAGCAGTTTGTca GTCCTGTGAGCAGCGCCCTCAGCTCCCGCTATGGGGCGCGTCCCGTGGTGATGGCCGGCGGGTTCTTCTCCAGCCTGGGGCTCTTCTTGGCGTCCTTTGCCACCAGCCTCGCCCACCTCTACCTCTGCATCGGGCTGCTCTCTG GTTTCGGCTGGGCCTTGGTCTTCACCCCCTccatggcctccatggcacggTACTTCAAGGCCCGCCGGACGCTGGCCACAGGCCTGGCCTTAACTGGCGTGGGCCTGTCTTCGTTTGCCTTCTCCCCGCTCTTCCAGCTCCTGGTGGACGCCTATGCCTGGCGGGGGGCCCTGATGATTGTGGCGGGCATGTCCTTCAACCTGGTGGTGTGCGGGGCCCTCATCCGCCCGCTCACCCTGAAGGAGGACCTGGTGGGCCCGCTGCCGGGGGCCTCGGCGGAGACGGGCCTGAAGAAGCTCTCCTCGCTCTTTGGCCTCCACCTCCTGTCCCACTGGCCGTTCATGCGCTTCGTCCTCGCCGTCACCCTGATCAACACCGGCTACTTCATCCCCTACGTCCACCTGGTGGCCCGGGCCAGAGAGCTGGGCTTTGACGAGTACAAGGCGGCTTTCCTGATGTCCGTGGCCGCCGTGGCGGACCTGTGCGGCCGCCTCTTCTCCGGCTGGCTGGGCAACTGCCGGGCTTTCCGGCTGGTCCACATCTTGGTGACCTGGACCTCTCTGACCGGCGTGTCCTTGGTGCTGATCCCGGTCGGCCGCAGCTACCCGCTCCTGGTGGCCATCAGCCTCGGCTACGGCTTCTTCTCCGGGGCTCTCACGCCCGTCGTCTTCTCCATCATCCCTGAGATCGTGGGCATCAAAAACATCTTCAGCTCGATGGGGCTGCTGCAGATGATAGAGAGCATCGGGGGGCTGCTGGGAGCGCCCCTTTCAG gTTTCCTGAGAGACGTCACAGGCGATTACGTTGCCTCATTCCTCACAGCCGGCTCCTTCATCTTGGCGGGAAGCCTTGTTCTCGTCACCTTGCCCGGCTTCTCCGCCTGCACGACTCGGCCTACTCCGCAGGAACTGTCTGCTGCGATGGAGACTGGGGAACACTCCCCCTTAGGGCCGGCTCCTGTCCATGGGGGGGCCCCCTCTCCCCATGAGCGTTCCCCCTACGAGGCGGtgtccaggacagagaaggcgcTCCCCGACAGCTGA
- the LOC143825005 gene encoding monocarboxylate transporter 13-like isoform X3, whose product MGATQRRKRPDQPPPLAGPVSSALSSRYGARPVVMAGGFFSSLGLFLASFATSLAHLYLCIGLLSGFGWALVFTPSMASMARYFKARRTLATGLALTGVGLSSFAFSPLFQLLVDAYAWRGALMIVAGMSFNLVVCGALIRPLTLKEDLVGPLPGASAETGLKKLSSLFGLHLLSHWPFMRFVLAVTLINTGYFIPYVHLVARARELGFDEYKAAFLMSVAAVADLCGRLFSGWLGNCRAFRLVHILVTWTSLTGVSLVLIPVGRSYPLLVAISLGYGFFSGALTPVVFSIIPEIVGIKNIFSSMGLLQMIESIGGLLGAPLSGFLRDVTGDYVASFLTAGSFILAGSLVLVTLPGFSACTTRPTPQELSAAMETGEHSPLGPAPVHGGAPSPHERSPYEAVSRTEKALPDS is encoded by the exons ATGGGGGCGACCCAAAGACGGAAGCGCCCTGACCAGCCCCCACCGTTGGCAGGTCCTGTGAGCAGCGCCCTCAGCTCCCGCTATGGGGCGCGTCCCGTGGTGATGGCCGGCGGGTTCTTCTCCAGCCTGGGGCTCTTCTTGGCGTCCTTTGCCACCAGCCTCGCCCACCTCTACCTCTGCATCGGGCTGCTCTCTG GTTTCGGCTGGGCCTTGGTCTTCACCCCCTccatggcctccatggcacggTACTTCAAGGCCCGCCGGACGCTGGCCACAGGCCTGGCCTTAACTGGCGTGGGCCTGTCTTCGTTTGCCTTCTCCCCGCTCTTCCAGCTCCTGGTGGACGCCTATGCCTGGCGGGGGGCCCTGATGATTGTGGCGGGCATGTCCTTCAACCTGGTGGTGTGCGGGGCCCTCATCCGCCCGCTCACCCTGAAGGAGGACCTGGTGGGCCCGCTGCCGGGGGCCTCGGCGGAGACGGGCCTGAAGAAGCTCTCCTCGCTCTTTGGCCTCCACCTCCTGTCCCACTGGCCGTTCATGCGCTTCGTCCTCGCCGTCACCCTGATCAACACCGGCTACTTCATCCCCTACGTCCACCTGGTGGCCCGGGCCAGAGAGCTGGGCTTTGACGAGTACAAGGCGGCTTTCCTGATGTCCGTGGCCGCCGTGGCGGACCTGTGCGGCCGCCTCTTCTCCGGCTGGCTGGGCAACTGCCGGGCTTTCCGGCTGGTCCACATCTTGGTGACCTGGACCTCTCTGACCGGCGTGTCCTTGGTGCTGATCCCGGTCGGCCGCAGCTACCCGCTCCTGGTGGCCATCAGCCTCGGCTACGGCTTCTTCTCCGGGGCTCTCACGCCCGTCGTCTTCTCCATCATCCCTGAGATCGTGGGCATCAAAAACATCTTCAGCTCGATGGGGCTGCTGCAGATGATAGAGAGCATCGGGGGGCTGCTGGGAGCGCCCCTTTCAG gTTTCCTGAGAGACGTCACAGGCGATTACGTTGCCTCATTCCTCACAGCCGGCTCCTTCATCTTGGCGGGAAGCCTTGTTCTCGTCACCTTGCCCGGCTTCTCCGCCTGCACGACTCGGCCTACTCCGCAGGAACTGTCTGCTGCGATGGAGACTGGGGAACACTCCCCCTTAGGGCCGGCTCCTGTCCATGGGGGGGCCCCCTCTCCCCATGAGCGTTCCCCCTACGAGGCGGtgtccaggacagagaaggcgcTCCCCGACAGCTGA